CATCGTCGATGCCGTCGTAAGGCACGACAGGCAATAACGGCCCGAAGATCTCGTCCTGCATCACGGCCATGCCGTCGTCCACGTCGAGGATCGCCACCGGCGCGATGCGACGCATGTCGAGGCCGTCGTGCTCCGGATGCAGCCAGCGCAAGGTCGCGCCCTTGTCGCGGGCATCGTCCAGCAAGCCGAGCAATCGCGCGTGATGGCGCTCGTTGACGATCGACGTGTAGTCGGCGTTTCCACGCAACGTGGGGAACATGAACTTCACCGCGCGATCCAGTGCGTCGACCAACGACGTCACTCGTTCCCTCGGGACGAGCGCGTAGTCCGGCGCCACGCAGACCTGCCCCGCATTGAGCGTCTTGCCGAACATCAAGCGCATCGCGGCCACGTCGAGATCGGCACCGCGTCCGACGATGGCGGGCGACTTGCCGCCCAGCTCGAGCGTCACGGGCACCAGATGCTCCGACGCCGCGCGCATGACGTGGCGCGCGACGGACGTCGCGCCGGTAAACAGCAGGTGATCGAACGCCAACGTCGAGAACGCCTGCCCCACCTCCGGACCGCCGGTGACCACCGCGATGTCGGTCTCGTCGAACGCCTTCGCCAGCATGCGTCTTATCAGTTCGGACGAATGCGGCGTGAACTCCGACGGCTTGATCATCACGCGATTGCCCGCGGCGAGGATGCCCGCCAACGGAGCGAACGTGAGGTTGAACGGAAAATTCCAGGGTGAGATCAGTCCCACGATGCCCTTGGGCTGATAATCCACCCATGCCCTCGCCCCCAGCAAGGCCAACGGCGCGGGCGACACGCCGCGGCGCTCGCGACGCATCCAGCGGCGCACGTGACGCCGGGCATGCTTCAGGGGTTCGATGGACGCGGCCACGTCGGTGACCAGGGAGCCCTCGACCGAACGGTGGCCGAAGTCCTCGCGCATGGCGTCGGCGATGTCATGGGCATGGTCCACGAGCAGGCCGATGACCCGATCGAGCCGATCGATGCGAACGGCCGCACTCGGCGACCCTTCGGTCCATTGGGCATGGCGTTGTCGGGCGAGGATGTCGTGCATGCGGCGGAGGCTAGCATCGATGGTGCGCTTTCGCGAAAACCCGGCGCGAGGCGGGATGGCAGGCCGCGTCTCACGCAGGCAGCGGTTTGCCGTCCGCGATGCCCGCCTCGTAGTCCGCCGCTTCGGCCATCAGCCAATCGCGCACCTTCATCACGCCGCCGTGCGATTCAGAGCGTTTCGGATACACGAGGTAATACGCCTCGGCCACGCGCATCCGCTCCTTGCACAGCACCGTGAGCGCGCCGCACTCGATGAGCGAGCGAGCCATCACCAACCGCCCCAGCGCCACGCCCATGCCTTCCAGGACCGCGCGCTGGAGGTGTTCGGTGTTGTCGAAGCGGGCCACGTAACGCGAGGGCAACGGCATGCCGAACTGCTCGGCCCAGTCGGTCCAGCGGCCGGAAGGGTCGCCCAGCAACGGCCAGCCCGTGAGCGAGGTATCGGGCAGTCCCCCCATGCGGCGCACCAGCGAGGGACTGGCGATCGGCACGATGTATTCGCCGAACAACCGTTCCGCGCGCGTGCGCGGCCACGACCCCAGCCCATAGCGGAACGCGCAGTCGATGGCGGGCTCGCGATCGAAGTCGGCCAACGCGACGGAGGAGTGCAGGCTGAGTTCCAGTTCGGGGTGTTTCGCCACCAGGCGAGGCAGCCACGGCACGAGCCAGCTCGAGGCGACGGACGGAAGCACGCTCAGCGTCACCAGGTCCTGGTGGCGGCTCTGGTAACGGTTGAGCGCGTGTTCGATGCCTTCGAAATGATGGCCGATCGCATCGAGGAGGTTCGCGCCGTCGGCGGTGAGGGCCACGCCACGGGGACCACGCTCGAAGAGCGTCCGGCCGAGGCGCTCCTCGAGGTTGCGTATCTGGTGGCTGAGCGCACTGACCGTGAGGTTGAGCTGTTCGGCCGCGCGGGACAGCTTGCCCGTGCGGGCGACCAGAACGAACCCCTGGAGCAGGCCGAGCGGCAGGCGGGACATGGGCGATTCCTCGTGGCCGGGTTGCAATTCTCTCAAGGCCGGGTTGCAAACATATCGCTTTTTGGCCGCGCGAGAAACGCGCACCCTTTAGCTCACCGAAAGCCGCAAGGGCTAGCGGGGGCGACTTCAGGAGGGTGTCATGGCATCGATCTTCACCGGCCTTGCCTTCATGCACGGCCACATCGTGAACAGGGAACTCGTGATGGCATTGGGCCGGGCCGAACCCGTGGCCGGGTCGGGCAAGGTCCACGACGCG
This window of the Luteibacter aegosomatis genome carries:
- a CDS encoding LysR substrate-binding domain-containing protein, with product MSRLPLGLLQGFVLVARTGKLSRAAEQLNLTVSALSHQIRNLEERLGRTLFERGPRGVALTADGANLLDAIGHHFEGIEHALNRYQSRHQDLVTLSVLPSVASSWLVPWLPRLVAKHPELELSLHSSVALADFDREPAIDCAFRYGLGSWPRTRAERLFGEYIVPIASPSLVRRMGGLPDTSLTGWPLLGDPSGRWTDWAEQFGMPLPSRYVARFDNTEHLQRAVLEGMGVALGRLVMARSLIECGALTVLCKERMRVAEAYYLVYPKRSESHGGVMKVRDWLMAEAADYEAGIADGKPLPA
- a CDS encoding coniferyl aldehyde dehydrogenase; translated protein: MHDILARQRHAQWTEGSPSAAVRIDRLDRVIGLLVDHAHDIADAMREDFGHRSVEGSLVTDVAASIEPLKHARRHVRRWMRRERRGVSPAPLALLGARAWVDYQPKGIVGLISPWNFPFNLTFAPLAGILAAGNRVMIKPSEFTPHSSELIRRMLAKAFDETDIAVVTGGPEVGQAFSTLAFDHLLFTGATSVARHVMRAASEHLVPVTLELGGKSPAIVGRGADLDVAAMRLMFGKTLNAGQVCVAPDYALVPRERVTSLVDALDRAVKFMFPTLRGNADYTSIVNERHHARLLGLLDDARDKGATLRWLHPEHDGLDMRRIAPVAILDVDDGMAVMQDEIFGPLLPVVPYDGIDDAMAEIGARPRPLALYYFGDDRAEQERVLARVVAGGVTINDTVMHLSMDDLPFGGIGPSGMGAYHGFDGFRTFSHARGVYRQARFDVGRVLRPPYGAVVRAVLRAKIRR